CGGTGTGGGAACAGTTATAATATAATAGGTGCATTCACGAAGAAAGTCAGCATCCGCAGTACAAAATAAACCGTGAGCAGAAGAAGGTTGAGCAGTGAGCACTGCCTGCAACTGTTCATTTGATACTTCCAATGTAGAATCTTTGCCGTTATTCAGTTCTTCTATCCGATTTATATTAACGTCAAATCCAACAACGGTGTATTTGGTTGCAAAAAGGCGAGCCAGTGGCAAACCCACATAACCAAGCCCGATAACTGCTATTTGTATATTCTTCATAAAAACAAAAGTAACTTTTTAAAATGACAAAATCATTGAATAGATAACGCAAAAGGAAAAAACTTAGTATGTTTGCAGCAATTTTAAGAATGAATATAACATGGCAAGAAGAAAGAAAAAGAATCAGCAGAACAATATCCGCAGAATTTTGTTACTAATTATTGCAATATCAGTAACATCTGTCCTTGTATATGAGCACTTCCGGAGTCCTATTTTGCATGCAGCTAATGATGTTAAATACAAAACGGAGAACATTATAGCTCCGGATAAGGAGGAAATTCAAGGAGACCTGGAAATTCCGCAGTTCACCACCTCTCGTCCAGAGCAAATAATCAGTCACGCAGCATACACGGTATCATATAATCCGGAATGGCGCGTACCAAACTGGGTTTCTTATGAATTAACTGAATATGAGATAAAGGGAGATCTGGAACGCTCGGATAAGTTTGTGGTCGATCCCGAGGTTAAAGGAGTCTGCGCTACGAATGAAGATTATTCTCATTCGGGATACGACCGCGGACACATGGCTCCGGCTGCTGATATGAAGTGGAACACAAGAGTAATGAAGGAGTGTTTTTATTTTAGTAACATGTGTCCTCAGAAACACTCCCTGAATGCCGGAAGATGGAAAACGCTGGAAGAAAAAGTGCGCGACTGGGCACGGGAAGACAGTGCGATTGTGATTATATGCGGTCCTATTGTAGATAAAGGATATAAAACGATTGGTCCCGACAGAGTGGCGGTTCCACAACGATTCTTCAAGGTGATACTGGCTCCTTACCTCAATTCACCAAAAGCCATTGGCTTTATTATGAAAAACGATAAGGAAGAATCGCCGCTGAGCAGCTATGCAGTATCTGTTGATAGTGTAGAAAAACTGACAGGAATGGATTTCTTTTCTGCATTGCCCGATAATTTGGAGAATCGCATAGAGAGTTCTAGCTCAACTGCTGACTGGGGGTTATAGTTTTATTCACGGAAGCTTTTTCAAAAGGCCTACAGAAAATTAAAATAAAGTGTAGACGTTTACATTAAAAGGTGTAGACCTAATTTAAAATTAGCGTAGTGTAAAAAATAAAGTAAATAAATAAGGACACCTAAGTATACCGTAAAAGATTAATAACTATCTTTGCGGCGAAAAATAATCACTAAGTATTTCACATCACATTATGAACAATAAATTAAAGAATAAATGGGTCTTTGCAGCAATCGTTGCTGGCGCCATCATTGTCTTTGCCGGAATTTTCGTATACTATAATCTGTTTGCTTCTCAGTTCCAGACCGAGAAAAAAGCATATGTCTATATTGACCGTGACGATACTCCCGACTCAATCACCGTAAAAGTAGAACGTGCAGGTATGCCACGCAGTATGAATGCATTCAAATGGCTGATGACTCATCTTGATGAGGCAAAAAACATTCATACCGGACGTTATCTTATTAAACCGGGAGACGGTACTTATCCGGTCTTTCGCCGTCTGACACGAGGACAACAGGCTCCGCTGAATTTCTCAATAAATGATATTCGCACTTGCGGGCAATTAGCAGAAAAAATAGGTAATCAACTTATGATTGATTCTGCAGAAGTTGCCATCCGTTTGAATGATTCTACGTTTTGTTCTAAACTGGGCTTCAAAAAAGAGACTGTCATAAGTCTTTTCATCCCCAATACCTATGAGATTTACTGGAACATCTCCACAGCCGATCTATTTAAAAAGATGAAGAAAGAGTATAACTCATTCTGGTCAAACGAACGTTTAAGCAAAGCAAAATCAATAGGCTTCACTCCTTCGGAAGTGTGCACCATAGCTTCCATTGTGGAAGAAGAAACAAACAACACTGCCGAAAAACCTATGGTGGCAGGTCTTTACATCAATCGCCTGCATAAAGGAATGAAACTCCAGGCCGATCCTACAGTTAAGTTTGCTGTGCAGAATTTTACCATTAAAAGAGTAACAGGAGAATATCTCCGTTCTAACTCTCCGTACAATACTTACAAGTTCGAGGGATTACCTCCCGGACCTATTCGTATTCCTTCAATCAAAGGAATAGATGCAGTACTAAACTATACAAGACACAACTTTGTATACATGTGCGCAAAAGAAGATTTTTCTGGTACACACAACTTCGCAGCAACCTGGGAAGAGCATATGGTAAATGCAAGAAAATACCAGGCAGAGCTAAACAAACGAAAGATTTTCTAAACATTTTCTATTAGAATAGCACTTTATTCCATATCTTTGTGATCAAACAATAACTAAAAGTAATCACTTTTAAGACACAAAGATATGAGACAACACCTCTTATTGGGCGATGAAGCCATTGCACAAGCAGCAATTGACGCCGGACTTTCCGGCGTTTATGCTTACCCGGGTACCCCATCAACAGAAATAACAGAGTATATTCAGCTGTCACCTCTGGCCAAAGAAAGAAACATTCACAGCCGCTGGAGCACGAATGAAAAGACAGCTATGGAAGCAGCTTTGGGATTATCATTTGCTGGCAAACGTGCTTTGGTTTGTATGAAACACGTGGGAATGAACGTGGCAGCAGATTGTTTTATCAATTCAGCCATGACCGGAGTAAACGGAGGACTAATTGCAGTGGTAGCCGACGACCCTAGCATGCACTCTTCCCAGAATGAACAAGACAGCCGTTTCTATGGAGATTTTGCTCTTGTTCCAATGTTTGAACCATCTAACCAGCAGGAAGCTTACGACATGGTTTACAATGGATACGAATTCTCTGAAAAGATAGGCGAACCTATCCTTATGAGAATGGTTACCCGCCTTGCACACTCCCGTTCAGGAGTAGAAAGCCAACAGTTAAAACCTCAGAATGAAATGTCATTCAGCGATGATCCTCGCCAATTTATCCTTCTTCCTGCAATAGCCCGTCGTCGATACAAAGCATTACTGGCAAAACAAGACGAGTTTATTAAAGCTTCTGAAGAATCACCATACAATAAATACATTGACGGCCCGAATAAAAAACTGGGAATCGTGGCTTGCGGTATCGGATTCAACTATCTGATGGAAAATTATCCTGAAGGATGTGAATATCCTGTACTGAAGATTGGTCAATATCCGCTCCCCAAAAAGCAATTATTAAAGCTTGCTACAGAATGCGATGAGATACTGATATTGGAAGACGGACAGCCTTTCGTTGAAAATATGCTTAAAGGCTATCTTGGAATCGGCATCAAAGTAAAAGGCCGTTTGGATGGAACTCTTTCACGCGACGGTGAACTTAATCCCGATAATGTAGCAAAAGCTATCGGCAAAGAGAATAAATCTGCATTCATCGTGCCAAGTGTTGTAGAAATGCGCCCACCCGCTCTTTGCGAAGGCTGTGGACACCGCGATATGTATACTACATTAACGGAAGTATTGAGAGCCGACTACCCTACTCATAAAGTATTCAGTGATATTGGTTGCTATACTCTAGGCGCCGGAGCACCATTCAACGCCATCGATTCATGTGTGGATATGGGAGCTTCAATAACTATGGCTAAAGGTGCTGCCGATGCAGGTCTTTTCCCTTCGGTAGCAGTTATCGGAGATTCTACCTTCACTCACTCCGGAATGACCGGGCTGCTGGATTGCGTAAACGAAAACTCCAGCGTTACAATCATTATCTCAGACAATGAAACAACAGCCATGACTGGCGGACAGGATTCTGCCGGTACAGGAAAGATAGAAGCTATCTGCCTCGGCCTCGGAGTTGATCCGGCTCACGTTCGTGTAGTTGTTCCTTTGAAGAAGAATTATGAGGAAATGGAAAAGATTATCCGCGAAGAAATAGAGTATCGTGGTGTATCTGTTATCATTCCCCGCAGAGAGTGTATCCAAACATTAGCAAGAAAGAAAAGAAGTAGCAAATAAGATGAAAAAAGATATTATATTGTCAGGTGTAGGCGGTCAGGGAATTCTTTCTATCGCGACCGTAATTGGCGAAGCCGCTTTAAAAGACGGGCTTTACATGAAACAAGCTGAAGTTCACGGTATGAGTCAAAGAGGCGGAGATGTACAGTCTAACCTCCGTATCAGCGATAAACCTATTGCTTCAGATCTTATCCCAACAGGAAAATGTGATCTGATTATCTCTCTGGAACCAATGGAAAGCTTGCGTTATATCCCTTACCTCAGCAATGATGGCTGGTTGGTAACCAACGAAACTCCGTTCATCAATATCCCTAATTATCCTGCTGAAGAAAAAATTATGGGCGAGATAAACAAGCTTCCTCATAAAATCATTTTGAACGTTGACAATGTTGCCAAAGACTTAGGCTCTACTCGCGTTGCAAACATTGTATTACTTGGAGCTACAATTCCTTTCTTAGGAATTGATTACAGCAAAATACAGGAAAGTATCCGCGATATCTTCCAAAGAAAAGGAGAAGCAATCGTAGAATTAAATTTAAAAGCTCTGGCGGCGGGAAAAGAGATTGCAGAAAAAATGATGTAAAACCACAAACAACAAACACTATACAAACACTTAAAGACCATGAATCAATATTGGGAAGAAGAAATAGAAACAATGAGCAGAGAGGAACTGAACAAACTTCAGCTTCAAAGGCTCAGAAAAACAATCCAAATTGCTTCCAATTCACCTTATTATAAAAAGGTATTCACTAAACACAGCATTACTGCAGAAACTATTCAGTCACTGGAGGATATTAAAAAAATTCCATTCACGACTAAAGCAGATATGCGCGCAAACTATCCTTTCGGATTAGTAGCCGGTGATATGAAAGATGCAGTTAGAGTTCATTCTTCAAGTGGAACTACAGGTAATCCTACCGTAATAGTCCATTCCCAACACGATCTTGATTCATGGGCTAATCTGGTTGCCCGGTGCCTATTCATGGTTGGTCTGAGAAAAACTGATGTTTTTCAAAATAGTTCTGGCTATGGAATGTTTACAGGAGGGCTGGGATTTCAGTATGGTGCAGAAAGACTTGGAGCGCTTACTGTTCCTGCAGCAGCAGGAAACAGTAAGCGACAAATCAAGTTTATCAAAGATTTTGGCACAACAGCTCTTCATGCTATTCCAAGCTATGCCATTCGTTTGGCTGAAGTCTTTCAGGAGGAAGGCCTTGATCCTAAAAGCACAAAACTAAAAACTCTGGTAATCGGGGCAGAACCACATACGGATGGACAACGAAAAAAGATAGAGAAGTTGTTAGGTGTCAAAGCATACAATAGCTTTGGAATGACGGAAATGAATGGTCCCGGTGTAGCTTTTGAATGCAAGGAACAAAACGGAATGCACTTCTGGGAAGATTGCTACTTAGTGGAAATTATTGATCCCGAAACAGGAGAACATGTTCCAGATGGAGAAATAGGAGAACTGGTGCTCACAACGCTTGATCGCGAACAAATGCCTCTCTTACGCTATCGCACACGCGACCTCACACGAATATTGCCGGGAAAATGTCCATGCGGACGTACCCACATACGGATAGATCGCATCAAAGGCAGAAGTGATGATATGTTTATCATCAAAGGGGTTAACATATTCCCTATGCAGATTGAAAAAATTTTAGTTCACTTCCCTCAATTAGGTAGTAATTACCTAATTACATTAGAAACAAAGAACAATCAGGATGAAATAATTGTTGAAGTAGAGTTAAGTGATCTTTCCACTGACAATTATATTGAATTACAAAGTCTGACAAAGGAGATCACTCACCAACTGAAAGATGAGATATTAGTTACCCCTAAATTGATATTGGTAAAGAAGGGAACTCTGCCTCAAAGTGAGGGCAAAGCTATTCGGGTAAAAGATCTGAGAGACAATAAATAAATTAGCTCTAATATGAAACTATTGAAGGAACGAATTCTGCAGGATGGAAAATGCTATGAAGGTGGAATCCTAAAAGTAGATAGCTTTATTAACCATCAATTGGACCCCATTTTAATGAAAAAAATTGGGGTAGAGTTTGTACGTCGGTTCGCAACAACCAATGTCAATAAAATTATGACAATCGAAGCCAGTGGCATAGCTCCTGCAATTATGACTGGGTTCCTGATGGACTTACCTGTTGTTTTTGCGAAAAAAAAGCTACCTAGCACGATGAAAAACTATCTATCAACAACAGTTCATTCTTTCACTAAAGATCGTGATTATGAAGTCGTAATCAGTTCTGAATTTATCAGTTCTGAAGACAACATTCTTTTTATAGACGACTTTCTGGCTTATGGAAATGCAGCATTAGGCATACTCGATTTAATTGAGCAAGCAGGCGCAAATATAGTAGGTATGGGATTTATCATTGAAAAAGAATTTCAGAATGGTCGCATATTACTAGAATCAAGAGGCATCAAAGTAGAATCCCTTGCTATTATAGAAAGCTTATCAAACCGAATTATAAAGATTAAAGAATAATATTATTCGGCATACTTTTACAGGTGAGCCATAAATAAAAGATCAAAAGCTTTTAATAAATATCACGCCGGATTATAGCGGAACTCCGGTTTACTTTTTAAAAAATTATTAGACTAGTTTGTGTATCTTTGTACAAAAGATTGCATTCTTCTGTACAAAACAATTAATTCTTTTGTACAGAAGAAAGATTTGTTTTGTACAACATCGCATCAATTACCCGCCTGAGATATAAAAAATCATTCGGGAGTTTGAGCACCTCTCGCCGCATCTTTCTGGAAAGTCGGAGTGACATTTGATAGCCTACAAAATCACTACATAAATTTTAATTTTGCGAAATTGATCTAGCAATCTGGCAGTATGCCTTTAAGCTGCTGTATATAAGTGCTATATAGGTGCTAGATTAAAATAATTTGATCTAGCACCTATATAGCAATTTAGCACCTTGTTTCATCCTGATTTGGGTTGACTGTGCTTATTATTAATCCTGGTATAGGTTGGTTAAAGTGTTGTTTATCAGCTATGTTTCTGTAATAAGTTGTCTGGACTGTATATGATTTACCTGCCAAAGCGCTAGATCGCTAGATCACTGCTAGATCAATTTGGTTTGATCTAGCAGGTGTAATATGGTTATATTCAGTTTGTTAAATGGCTACTGCTAGATTGCTAGATTGTTTTGCGAAAAAAAATAATCCTGGCCGATCTATTCAGACACACTAAACTAATATTATAAACTGTTTAGAGAAATTTCTTTCTTCTTATTCAGATTATTCCGAATTTATGCTTAAGACTTCAATCCCTCAGGATTTCGGTATGATCCGACTTTTACAGGTGAGCCATAAATAAACGCAGGAGACTTAAACACAAAATCGGCGGTAACCTTTATGATTATCGCCGATTCTCTATATAAAGCCACATCAGTGATGCGATGAAACTCCGTATGACATGATTTGAGAGCTCGCCCTCTTTGTAATCCACCGGCATAAATGCTACTCGTAAGTTGTGGCCCGCCATCAAGTGTCGAAGCTTGTCTCGGTTTTCAGATTAATTTGATGAGTTTCCCAATCAAACTAATGTGGCTAAGACTTTATCTGTTTTGCTATTGCAAATATAATCTATTTACATCAATGTAACAAACAAATTTGGATATTTGTTTTCTTAAAAAAGAAAATAGTCACGTATAAAAAAAATAAAAGCACCAATTGCAGATTATACCACAATTGGTGCTTTACTAATTTCTAGAACCGGCTAATTAAGCAGCTTTTGCTTTTGCAACAACAGCTTTGAAAGCTTCTGGGTGATTCATTGCTAAATCAGCCAAAACCTTACGGTTTATTTCGATACCAGCTTTGTGTAAGCCGCCCATCAACTTAGAATAAGACATTCCTTCTAAACGAGCAGCAGCGTTAATACGCTGTATCCAAAGAGCACGGAAATTTCTTTTCTTATTTCTACGGTCACGGAACGCATAAGTCAAACCTTTTTCCCAGGTATTCTTAGCTACGGTCCAAACATTTTTTCTTGCACCAAAATAACCTTTGGTCAGATTCAAAATTTTCTTTCTTCTTGCTTTTGAAGCAACATGATTTACTGATCTTGGCATAGTTTTAATCTTTTTGAATGTTAGCGTCGCAACTTCACGTGGCGAACTTAAAGCTAATGCATTCGGTTAATACTTAATAATACGGTTGTACGCTTTTGATTACTTCATTGCTAAAAGAGACTTAACCTGGCTTACATTCGTTGCATCAACGGTTGTAGAATAACACAAGTTTCTTTTTCTCTTTTTGCTCTTTTTAGTCAAAATATGACTGTGGAAAGCGTGCTTTCTTTTGATTTTACCTGTTCCGGTAAGAGTAAACCTCTTTTTAGAACCGGAGTTAGTCTTCATCTTTGGCATCTTAATTATTTTTTAATTATTAATATATGGTAACGCACTATACCTGCGCGTTATACATTTCAACACATCTGTCTTTCAACAAATTATTCCGCTTCAGTAGTTTTTTCTTCTTCAACCTTGTCAGTTTTAGGCTTTACAGCTTTTTCTTCTTTGGTTGCTACTACTGCTTTTTTAGCGACTTCTTTCTTTTTGGGAGATAAGAAAATAATCATTCTCTTACCTTCAAGGGCTGGCATTTGTTCAACTTTAGCATAATCCTCAAGATCATTTGCAAAACGAAGTAACAAAACTTCTCCTTGTTCCTTGAAAAGGATAGAACGCCCTTTAAAGAATACGTATGCTTTTACCTTATCACCTTCTTCCAGAAAACCTTTTGCATGCTTCAACTTAAAGTTGTAATCATGATCATCTGTCTGAGGTCCAAAACGTATTTCTTTAACGTTAACCTTTATCTGCTTAGCCTTCTGTTCCTTTTGACGTTTTTTCAACTGATAAAGAAACTTTGAATAATCAATAATTCGACAAACAGGCGGAACTGCATTGGGAGAAATTTCCACAAGATCTAGTTCTTTTTCTTCAGCCATCTTTAATGCCTGAAAAATAGAAATAACCATTGATTCTACATTTTCATCACCGACTATGCGTACTTCCTTGGCACGAATCTGTTCATTGACTCTGTGTTGCCCTTTTAAACCATCATTCTTCATTCAATAACTATTAGTTCCTGTTTGTTTTCTTTTATTTTCAGTTAGCGGATGCAAAGTTACCACTTATTTATCATATTTTGAACTTCTTCAGTCAAAATATTTGCAAATTCTTCAAATTTCATTGTTCCTTTATCACCTTCGCCTTGTTTACGAACTGCAACTTCTCCATTTTCGGCTTCTTTTTCGCCGACTACTAGCATATAAGGAATACGTTTCATTTCATTATCACGGATCTTACGACCTATTTTTTCGTTTCTATCATCAACGATAGCACGAATATCGTTCATATCCAAATACTGTTTTACTTTTTCCGCGTATTCATTAAATTTCTCACTAATAGGAAGAATTGCAACCTGATCAGGTGTAAGCCACAATGGGAATTTACCACCAGTGTGTTCAATCAGGACAGCTACAAAGCGTTCCATCGAACCAAATGGTGCACGGTGAATCATCACCGGACGATGTTTTTGGTTATCATCTCCGGTATATTCCAGATTAAATCTTTCAGGCAAGTTATAATCCACCTGAATAGTACCAAGCTGCCATTTACGACCAATTGCGTCACGAACCATGAAGTCCAGTTTAGGACCATAAAAAGCTGCTTCTCCTAGTTCAACCTTAGCCTTCAATCCTTTTTCTTCACAAGCCTCAATAATTGCTTTTTCAGAACGTTCCCAGTTATCATCGCTACCAATATATTTTTCACGATTATTTGGATCACGAAGAGAAATCTGAGCTTCAAAGTTCTCAAAATTCAGAGCTTTAAATATAATGAAGATGATATCCATCACCTTTAAGAACTCATCCTTTACCTGATCTGGTCTACAGAATATATGAGCATCATCCTGAGTAAAGCTACGTACACGAGTCAACCCATGAAGTTCTCCACTTTGCTCATAGCGATATACAGTACCAAATTCAGCCAATCTTAATGGAAGATCCTTATAAGAACGAGGTTTCCATTTATATATTTCACAGTGGTGAGGACAATTCATTGGTTTCAATAAATATTCCTCTCCTTCTTCCGGAGTATGGATTGGTTGGAAAGAATCTTTTCCATATTTGGCATAGTGACCGGAAGTAACATATAATTGCTTATTTCCAATATGTGGAGTCATTACCTGTTGGTAACCAAAACGACGTTGAATTTTCTTCAGGAAGTCTTCCAAACGAAGGCGAAGAGCTGTTCCTTTTGGTAACCACATAGGAAGTCCTTTACCAACCATTTCAGAGAACATGAACAATTCCATCTCTTTACCTATCTTACGGTGGTCACGTTTCTTAGCTTCCTCTAGTAATACCAAATATTCATCAAGCAATTTCTTTTTTGGGAAAGTAATACCATAGATACGAGTCAGCATCTTTTGGTCTTCTCTTCCTCTCCAGTAAGCACCAGCTACAGAAGTTAATTTAATAGCTTTAATATTGCCAGTATTCATCAAGTGAGGTCCACGACAAAGATCTGTAAATGCACCTTGAGTATATGTAGTAATAGTTCCATCTTCAAGTTCAGAGATAAGTTCACACTTATATGTTTCACCTCTCTCACCAAACATTTTCAAAGCATCTTCTTTCTTAATATCAGTTCTGACTACAGCTTCTTTCTTAGCTGCAAGTTCTGCCATTTTTGCTTCAATAGCAGGAAGATCACCTTCTTTAATTACAGCTTCTCCCGGATCTACATCATAATAGAAACCATTTTCAATTGCAGGACCAATTCCGAATTGAATACCAGGATAGAGTTCCTGTAAAGCTTCAGCCAGCAAGTGAGCACTGGTGTGCCAGAATGCATGTTTTCCTTCTGCATCATCCCATTTATAAAGGACTATAGATGCATCTGTATTTATTGGACGAGCTAAATCATAAGTTTCGCCATCTACACCACAGGCAACAACATCCTGTGCCAATCGGCTACTAATACTTTCTGCAATTTGCAGACCATTTACTCCTTCGTTATATTCACGAACAGAGCCATCTGGAAATGTTATCTTTATCATATTGGTTTATATATTTTCCTTTTTGACTTACAAAAGTAGCTATTTCTTTTAAATTATGCTTCTTTTCAAATAAAAATGTTACTGTTTTTGTTCTGTAAAACGCTTAATCACATTATATGCGGAAACAATTCCAAGTTCACCGGCTTTACTAAGATCAGAAATACCTTTCTTATTATTCCCTGAAAAGATATTTGTTAGTCCTCTATTAAAATATGCTTCTGCAAAATTCGGATCCAGAGAAATAGCCTTATCATAATCAGTTAAAGCAGAGCGGTAGTCTTTCAACATACAAAGCACATTTCCACGATTATAATAGGCGTAAACAAAATCCGGAGCCAACTGAATAACTTTGTCCAGGTCTGATTTTACAATATTATACTCAGGTACTTTTACATCTATCTTTTTTGCGACACTCTGTGCTTCCGCCGCATCTTTTTCTTCTTCTGATTTCTCGTAATCCAACTGTTTCCATCTTATCAATGAACGATTAAAATAAGCAGGGAAGAAAGAACTGTTACAATTTATAGCCTGCGTTAAATCTTCAATAGCATTGGTAAAATCCTGAACCAGATAAAAATCCAGTGAGCGTGCAAAACGTTTTGCCGCATCATTTGGATGTTTTACAATTTCTGAAGTACGCTCATCAATAGATGCAAAATGATTTTTAGCTTGCTTTTCTGTAAGCGGCGATTCCATATTAGTTATAATAAGCCGTTTAGGCACAGCTCCCGAATTGCTTAAATCATCAATATATTTATGATATTTCAAATCCCGTTTTATTTCACTGGATTTTTCATAATACGTTAATGCAAACATCGGTTCCAGTCTTATTTCCACATTCTTATCCTGTACTTTTCCGCGATATTCACTTTTATATTTCTGATCGGATTCAGAATCGTCGGCAACGACAATCTTACTATAATTCTCCATATCCTTATCAGATTTCTTACGCGTTTTATCAGATTTAGCACTCTTCTTTCCCTTACCAGTGCCAAATCTTTTATCAAGCTGCGTTTTCATTACTTTAAATTCATCCAGATCGGCTCCTTTTATATCACCAATTCGTCGTCTTGCTTCAGCGCGATTATAATACCCAGCCAGGAAATTTGGATGCACCTTAATAACGTTAGTGAAATCCTTTATTGCTCCACGGAAATCTCCGGTCTGTTTACGAAGAATTCCCCTGTTAAAGACAGCCATCATATTATCAGGTTCCATCTTTATAACAAAGTTAAAATCATCTATCGCCCGGTTGTCATCCCCTACCTGTGCACGTAAAAGTCCACGATTATAATGACCTATAAAATTATTAGGGTCAATATCCAGTGCTATATCATAATCCTCTAAAGCACCTTGCAATTTATTCTGATGAAAACGAGCCAATGCCCTGTTAATGTAATTGCCAGAGTTTTTTGTATTAAGATAAGTTGCCTGATCATAATCAGTTTCAGCCTCCTTATATTTACCCTGTTGAAGTTTAATTGCAGCACGTGATGACCATACATCGGCATCATATTTATCAACGCTCAACGCCAAATCATAATCTTTCATTGCCATTATAGTATCCTTTTGCTTCAAAGAAACCTCCGCTCTCATCAAATAAGCTTTAGTATACTGAGGCGAGAGGGCGATCAATTTTGATAAATCACTTTCAGCCCCTTTATAGTCCTTTTTGGAGATTTTACTAAGAGCCAGATTATGCCAAACGCCTACGTTTTCAGGATCATAACTCAAAGCCTTAGTATAATCTTCAATAGCACCATCAAACTTATTTTGTTTAATCCGAGATAATCCCCTCATTTGATATGCATTAACAACAAACGGATTTCGTTCTATTGCTGCCGAGCAATCAACTTCTGCTCCTTGATAATCGTCAAGGTTTATTTTAGCAAGAGCACGAAAAAAGTAGGGCTCATACAAATATGGTTTCGCACTCACAACCTGATTAAAGTACTGAATGGAAAGAACATAGTCTTCAAAATATAATGCATTTCGGCCAATCGCCATTACGCGTTCTGTATTAATCTGAGCAGAAACAACAGCCGGGAATAACAAAAGGAATATTATAAATTTCTTTATCATCTTTTATTTAATATAAGGGCGGAGCAAAAGTAATAATTTCGATTGAAGAAA
This genomic interval from uncultured Bacteroides sp. contains the following:
- the infC gene encoding translation initiation factor IF-3; translated protein: MKNDGLKGQHRVNEQIRAKEVRIVGDENVESMVISIFQALKMAEEKELDLVEISPNAVPPVCRIIDYSKFLYQLKKRQKEQKAKQIKVNVKEIRFGPQTDDHDYNFKLKHAKGFLEEGDKVKAYVFFKGRSILFKEQGEVLLLRFANDLEDYAKVEQMPALEGKRMIIFLSPKKKEVAKKAVVATKEEKAVKPKTDKVEEEKTTEAE
- the thrS gene encoding threonine--tRNA ligase, translating into MIKITFPDGSVREYNEGVNGLQIAESISSRLAQDVVACGVDGETYDLARPINTDASIVLYKWDDAEGKHAFWHTSAHLLAEALQELYPGIQFGIGPAIENGFYYDVDPGEAVIKEGDLPAIEAKMAELAAKKEAVVRTDIKKEDALKMFGERGETYKCELISELEDGTITTYTQGAFTDLCRGPHLMNTGNIKAIKLTSVAGAYWRGREDQKMLTRIYGITFPKKKLLDEYLVLLEEAKKRDHRKIGKEMELFMFSEMVGKGLPMWLPKGTALRLRLEDFLKKIQRRFGYQQVMTPHIGNKQLYVTSGHYAKYGKDSFQPIHTPEEGEEYLLKPMNCPHHCEIYKWKPRSYKDLPLRLAEFGTVYRYEQSGELHGLTRVRSFTQDDAHIFCRPDQVKDEFLKVMDIIFIIFKALNFENFEAQISLRDPNNREKYIGSDDNWERSEKAIIEACEEKGLKAKVELGEAAFYGPKLDFMVRDAIGRKWQLGTIQVDYNLPERFNLEYTGDDNQKHRPVMIHRAPFGSMERFVAVLIEHTGGKFPLWLTPDQVAILPISEKFNEYAEKVKQYLDMNDIRAIVDDRNEKIGRKIRDNEMKRIPYMLVVGEKEAENGEVAVRKQGEGDKGTMKFEEFANILTEEVQNMINKW
- a CDS encoding tetratricopeptide repeat protein codes for the protein MIKKFIIFLLLFPAVVSAQINTERVMAIGRNALYFEDYVLSIQYFNQVVSAKPYLYEPYFFRALAKINLDDYQGAEVDCSAAIERNPFVVNAYQMRGLSRIKQNKFDGAIEDYTKALSYDPENVGVWHNLALSKISKKDYKGAESDLSKLIALSPQYTKAYLMRAEVSLKQKDTIMAMKDYDLALSVDKYDADVWSSRAAIKLQQGKYKEAETDYDQATYLNTKNSGNYINRALARFHQNKLQGALEDYDIALDIDPNNFIGHYNRGLLRAQVGDDNRAIDDFNFVIKMEPDNMMAVFNRGILRKQTGDFRGAIKDFTNVIKVHPNFLAGYYNRAEARRRIGDIKGADLDEFKVMKTQLDKRFGTGKGKKSAKSDKTRKKSDKDMENYSKIVVADDSESDQKYKSEYRGKVQDKNVEIRLEPMFALTYYEKSSEIKRDLKYHKYIDDLSNSGAVPKRLIITNMESPLTEKQAKNHFASIDERTSEIVKHPNDAAKRFARSLDFYLVQDFTNAIEDLTQAINCNSSFFPAYFNRSLIRWKQLDYEKSEEEKDAAEAQSVAKKIDVKVPEYNIVKSDLDKVIQLAPDFVYAYYNRGNVLCMLKDYRSALTDYDKAISLDPNFAEAYFNRGLTNIFSGNNKKGISDLSKAGELGIVSAYNVIKRFTEQKQ